In Rhodococcus sp. 4CII, the DNA window TCTGGCCGGCGGTGTGGGCGGCGGCGTGGGCGCGGGTGTATTCGTCGTTGCTGAGTCGGATGGGGATGCGGTGGGCGGGGCCTGGGGTGGGCTGTTGGGGGAGTTCGCGTCTGAGGTGCTCACGCATCTCGCTGATGGGCAGGGATGCGAGGTCGGTGAGGATGTGAGCGCCGGTGGAGGCGGGGTCGTCGAGCAGGGCCAGGAGGAGGTGGTCGGTGCCGATCTCCTCGTGGCCGAGCAGGGCGGTCTGGCGCAGGCTGGCTTCGAGGATCTTCTTCGTCTTCGGGGTGAATGGGATGTGCCCGGCGGCCGGGGGTGGATCCCGCCGGTGCGCT includes these proteins:
- a CDS encoding Clp protease N-terminal domain-containing protein — encoded protein: MSAHRRDPPPAAGHIPFTPKTKKILEASLRQTALLGHEEIGTDHLLLALLDDPASTGAHILTDLASLPISEMREHLRRELPQQPTPGPAHRIPIRLSNDEYTRAHAAAHTAGQNLETWIHDHITDALNTEQPE